From Vitis vinifera cultivar Pinot Noir 40024 chromosome 5, ASM3070453v1, the proteins below share one genomic window:
- the LOC100260076 gene encoding DNA topoisomerase 3-beta isoform X4 — protein sequence MDNLVEPNEDEARAVDARQEIDLKVGVAFTRFQTSYFQGKYGNLDSRVISYGPCQTPTLGFCVQRYLQINTFKPEKFWALHPYITHNGYELQLEWERNKLFDLDVAVMFQNLVMEDGIVEVTDISEKQESKSRPSGLNTVNLLKVASSALGFGPQMAMQLAERLYTQGFISYPRTESTAYPSSFDFKSTLGMQTNNPTWGDYVQKLLDDGFHRPRSGTDAGDHPPITPMRAANEDMLGNDAWKLYQYVCQHFIGTVSPDCKYVRNKVEFSIGGEIFRCIGQHVIVKGFTSIMPWLAVNEKNLPQFKKGEKIEVSKVELYEGETSPPDYLSESELISLMEKNGIGTDASIPVHINNICERNFVQVQAGRKLVPTALGISLIRGYQCIDPDLCLPDIRSFIEQQITLVAKGQVDHSRVVEHVLQQFKQKFIYFVKQIENMDALFEAQFSPLADSGRALSKCGKCLRYMKYISTQPSRMYCGTCEEVYYLPQKGTIKLYKELTCPLDNFELLIFSLAGPEGKSFPLCPYCYNSPPFEGIDTLFGATKTSSTGKLGKGAGMPCFLCPHPTCPHSLIAQGVCACPECSGTLVLDPVSAPKWRLYCNMCNCLVYLPQGAHKISTTRDRCPECESTILEVDFNKKTTPLLDGSTLYTGCILCDELLHSLVEMKHGKSFFKRMGSRGRGRGSGRGGFRGRGRGGKWDDPKMSFRDF from the exons ATATGGTCCTTGTCAAACTCCTACTCTTGGCTTCTGTGTACAGCGCTACTTGCAAATTAATACTTTTAAGCCAGAGAAGTTTTGGGCCTTGCATCCTTATATCACACACAATGGCTATGAACTTCAGTTGGAATGGGAACGTAACAAGCTGTTTGACTTAGAT GTTGCTGTCATGTTTCAAAACTTGGTAATGGAGGATGGAATTGTAGAAGTTACTGACATATCAGAAAAACAGGAAAGCAAAAGTCGACCTTCTGGTCTCAATACAGTTAATCTTCTGAAG GTTGCTTCAAGTGCATTAGGCTTTGGACCTCAAATGGCTATGCAATTAGCTGAACGCTTATATACTCAAGGTTTCATCAG cTATCCACGCACGGAGAGTACAGCTTATCCCTCTTCATTTGACTTTAAAAGCACACTTGGCATGCAAACAAATAATCCAACATGGGGTGATTATGTACAGAAACTACTGGATGATGGTTTTCATAGGCCACGATCAGGAACCGATGCTGGTGACCACCCTCCCATAACTCCAATGCGGGCAGCAAATGAGGATATGTTAGGCAATGATGCTTGGAAATTATACCAGTACGTCTGTCAACATTTTATAGGCACTGTATCCCCTGACTGCAAGTATGTAAG GAATAAGGTAGAATTTTCAATTGGTGGCGAAATCTTTCGCTGTATAGGGCAGCATGTTATAGTCAAAGGCTTTACATCTATTATGCCATGGCTGGcagtaaatgaaaaaaatcttcCTCAGtttaaaaagggagaaaaaatagaagtttCAAAAGTTGAGCTCTATGAG GGGGAAACCAGTCCTCCAGATTATCTTAGTGAAAGTGAGCTGATATCCCTAATGGAGAAGAATGGGATAGGCACAGATGCATCCATTCCTGTGCATATTAACAACATATGTGAGCGCAACTTTGTGCAG GTGCAAGCTGGAAGGAAGTTGGTTCCAACTGCTTTGGGGATCAGCCTAATAAGAGGCTATCAGTGCATTGATCCAGATCTTTGTTTGCCAGACATTCGAAGTTTCATTGAGCAGCAGATCACTCTTGTTGCCAAGGGTCAAGTGGATCACTCTCGTGTGGTGGAGCATGTACTACAACAATTCAAGCAGaagttcatttattttgtgaagCAG ATTGAAAACATGGATGCATTATTCGAAGCACAATTTTCCCCACTGGCTGATTCAGGACGTGCACTTAGTAAATGTGGCAAATGCCTGCGGTATATGAAGTACATTTCTACCCAACCATCACGTATGTATTGTGGCACATGTGAGGAGGTCTATTATCTTCCTCAAAAGGGCACAATCAAG CTGTACAAGGAACTCACATGCCCTTTAGACAACTTTGAGCTGTTAATCTTCTCCTTGGCTGGCCCAGAGGGCAAGTCATTCCCTCTCTGTCCATACTGCTACAACAGTCCTCCATTTGAAGGTATAGACACACTCTTTGGCGCCACCAAGACCAGTAGTACTGGAAAGCTGGGGAAGGGAGCTGGAATGCCTTGCTTCCTTTGCCCACACCCCACATGCCCACATTCTCTGATAGCCCAAGGAGTCTGTGCCTGCCCAGAATGCAGTGGAACACTTGTTCTAGATCCAGTAAGTGCTCCCAAATGGAGGCTTTACTGCAATATGTGCAATTGCCTTGTCTACCTCCCTCAAGGCGCTCACAAAATTTCCACAACTCGGGACCGGTGTCCAGAATGTGAGTCTACAATATTGGAAGTGGATTTCAATAAGAAAACAACACCTTTGCTGGATGGATCTACTTTGTATACTGGTTGTATACTATGCGATGAGTTGCTTCATTCACTCGTGGAGATGAAGCATGGCAAGTCATTCTTCAAACGCATGGGTTCGAGGGGGAGAGGAAGAGGATCAGGGAGAGGGGGATTTAGAGGAAGAGGACGAGGTGGGAAATGGGATGACCCCAAAATGAGCTTCAGAGACTTCTGA
- the LOC100261667 gene encoding cytochrome b561 and DOMON domain-containing protein At3g25290 produces MAWLRQSLVLVALGCLSLLLQIQTSLSLACSSQKFTKNRLYTHCNDLPHLSSYLHWTYNSNKSSLSLAFIAPPASSSGWIAWAINPNQTGMVGSQALIAFKEDSGSMTVKTYNLVSYKLINQTEIAYDVSDMEAEYESGEMRIFATLALPENTQELNQVWQVGSRVVDGKPSIHGFQPDNLNSKGKLDLIKGQSDTSSGGNSRLRNKNIHGVLNAVSWGIMLPIGMMIARYLRTFRLFHPAWFYLHVSCQVSAYAIGVAGWATGLKLGGQSKGVQYTTHRYIGITLFSLATLQVFALFLRPKKDHKYRFYWNIYHHGIGYAIVVLGIFNVFKGLEILDPQKKWKSAYIILLIILGGIALFLEVITWIVVVKRKSSEPKKAYDGIIDSSNGRQQPLTS; encoded by the exons ATGGCTTGGCTTCGTCAATCACTGGTTTTAGTAGCTCTTGGGTGTTTGTCACTGCTTCTGCAAATCCAAACGTCTCTTTCCCTCGCATGTTCTTCACAGAAGTTCACAAAAAACAGGCTTTACACCCACTGCAATGATCTCCCACACCTCAGCTCATACCTTCACTGGACATACAACTCAAATAAATCCTCCCTCAGCCTGGCTTTCATCGCCCCGCCAGCTTCATCTTCAGGGTGGATTGCATGGGCCATAAATCCTAATCAAACTGGGATGGTTGGTTCCCAGGCCTTGATAGCCTTCAAGGAGGATAGTGGATCAATGACTGTGAAGACCTACAATTTGGTGTCCTATAAGCTCATAAATCAGACTGAGATTGCATATGATGTTTCCGACATGGAGGCTGAGTATGAGAGCGGTGAGATGAGGATATTTGCCACGCTTGCGTTGCCGGAGAACACGCAGGAGCTGAACCAGGTCTGGCAGGTGGGTAGCAGAGTTGTGGATGGGAAGCCTTCCATCCATGGATTTCAGCCTGATAATTTGAACTCTAAGGGCAAGCTTGATTTGATTAAGGGACAGAGTGACACCAGCAGTGGAGGGAATTCTAGGCTTAGAAACAAAAAT ATCCATGGAGTATTGAACGCTGTAAGCTGGGGAATTATGCTTCCCATTGGAATGATGATAGCAAGATACCTGAGAACATTCAGGCTTTTCCATCCAGCATGGTTTTATCTCCATGTTTCATGCCAGGTATCTGCCTATGCTATCGGAGTTGCCGGCTGGGCTACTGGCCTTAAGCTTGGGGGTCAATCAAAGGGGGTCCAGTACACCACTCACCGTTATATTGGCATCACCCTCTTCAGTCTAGCCACCTTGCAG GTATTTGCATTGTTCTTGAGGCCAAAGAAAGATCACAAGTACAGGTTCTACTGGAACATTTACCATCATGGAATCGGGTACGCAATCGTAGTTCTGGGGATATTTAATGTGTTCAAAGGACTGGAAATCTTGGATCCACAGAAGAAGTGGAAGTCAGCATACATAATCTTGCTCATCATACTGGGGGGCATTGCTCTGTTTTTGGAAGTAATCACATGGattgtggttgtgaagaggaagtCCAGTGAGCCCAAAAAGGCCTATGATGGAATAATTGACAGTTCAAATGGAAGGCAGCAGCCTCTTACCAGCTAA